A window of Desmospora profundinema genomic DNA:
AAGAACCGCAGGAGTTTGAACAGTGGGTGGAAGAACGGCAAAACCCCTCCTCCGAACCGCAAAACGCGCAGGAAGCCGCCGGTAAGGAAGTGTTTACCCAAAACTGCATGAGCTGCCACGCCATTGATGGTACGGATCTGAAAACCAGCGGGGATCAAGGTCCCAATCTGGCCGGATTTGGCAATCGGGAGAAAATCGCCGGACTTTTGGAGTTCAACGACGAAAATCTGGAAGAATGGCTGAAACATCCCGAAGAGATTAAACCAGGCACCTACATGCCGTCTTTTGATTACTTAAGCGACGAAGATATGGACAATCTCAAGGAATATTTGAAGAGCCTACAGTAAGTTCGGGCCGAAGCCAGGGTTGCCGCCCTTTTGCGGCAGCCCAGTGGAAATGACTGGACTGGAGGAGGGAACACCTTGGCTACCATTGTGATTTTGCTTGTATTCGCCCTCTTTTTGATCGCGATTTTAACGGGCGGCTACAACAAACAGTGGTTGGAACGCTTCCGGTCTCACTGGTTGTGGGACTGGATCACCACCGTTGACCACAAAAAAATCGGTATTCTCTATTTGATGGGTGGCGGATTCTTCTTTATCATCGGCGGGCTGGAAGCCCTGTTGATCCGCATTCAGCTCTTCTTCCCCAACAACGATTTTATGGTGGGGCGGGAATTTAACGAGCTGTTGACCATGCATGGAACCACCATGATCTTTTTCGTGGCGATGCCGCTGTTGTTCGCCCTGATGAACGTGGCGGTTCCGTTGCAGATCGGTGCCCGGGATGTGGCGTTTCCTTTCTTAAACGCCCTCGGCTTCTGGCTGTTCCTGGCCGGCGGAATCCTGATGAACCTGGGCTGGATTTTTGGGAATGCCCCGGATGCCGGCTGGACCAACTATGTACCGATCGCCGGTAATGAATATAGTGCCGGTCCAGGTATTGAGTATTATGTGTTAGGTCTACAGGTATCGGGGATCGGGACCCTGATCGGGGGCCTCAACTTTTTGGTGACCATCATCAACATGCGCGCTCCTGGCATGACCTTTCTGCGCATGCCGCTGTTCACTTGGACCTCTTTTGTCGCTTCCGCATTGATTCTGTTTGCATTTCCCGCGTTGACGGCAGGATTGTTCCTGGTCATGTTTGACCGCATTTTTGGAACCGCCTTTTTCGATGTGGCGCTGGGCGGGAATCCGGTCATTTGGCAGCACTTGTTCTGGATTTTTGGTCACCCGGAAGTGTACATCGTCATTCTGCCCGCATTTGGAATCATGTCTGACGTGATTTCCACCTTTGCGAAGAAACGTCTTTTCGGTTATACCTCCATGGTTTTTGCGACGATGTTAATCGGGTTCCTTGGCTTTATGGTGTGGGCGCACCATATGTTCACCGTTGGAATGGGACCGGTTCCCAACTCCATCTTTGCGATCTTGACGATGGCCATCGCCGTCCCCACCGGGATTAAGGTATTTAACTGGCTGTTTACCATGTGGGGCGGGAAAATCCAATTTACGACGGCGATGCTTTGGGCTGTCGGCTTTATCCCCACCTTTGTGTTGGGTGGAGTGACGGGTGTGATGCTGGCGAGCCCGGCGGCGGACTTCCAATTCCATGACAGCTATTTCGTCGTGGCACACTTCCACTATGTGCTGATTGGCGGTACCGTGTTCGGCCTCTTCTCCGGTGCGTACTACTGGTGGCCGAAAATGTTTGGTCACAAGTTGAATGAAACCCTGGGGAAATGGCACTTTTGGCTCTTCTTTATCGGGTTCCACCTGACCTTTTTCATCCAGCATTTCATCGGATTGTTCGGGATGCCGCGCCGCCATTTCACGTATCAAGCGGATGACGGGTTAACGCTGCTCAACCAGATCAGTACGGTTGGCGCATTCTTTATGGCGATCGGTACGGTCGTGCTGCTGATCAACATCATTGTCAGTGCGAAGAAGGCGGTGCCGGCCGGGAACGACCCCTGGGATGCCCGGACACTGGAATGGGCGATCTCGTCTCCTCCCCCGGAATACAATTTCGCTCAAACGCCTCGTGTACGTGCATTGGATGCGTTTTGGCATGAAAAAATGGCCGGGAATAAAACATTGGAGCCGGCAGAACCGCTTGGGCCGATTCATATGCCTTCTCCGACCCACTTGCCCTTCTTTATGACCCTCGGATTTTTCATTTCCGGGTTGGGCTGGGTGTTCCGTTCCGTGGAAGTGGGAGTTTTGGGACTGGTCATGGTGGTGCTGGTTATGTTCATCCACTCCTTTAACCATGATCACGGCTACTACATTCCGTTGAAGGATATTCCAGATGCGAACAACGATCCGCAGAAAGGGGCGAAGGCATAATGGCGAGCATAGAAACGCAAACGCAAACCCATGCCGACGCACCCGTCCAACTGGAAAAAGCGACATTGGAAGGCCGGAATAAAATCCTTGGCTTCTGGCTGTTCATCGGGGCGGAAACGGTTCTCTTCGCCTGCTTGTTCGGAACCTATCTGGCCCTCCAGAATTCGACGATGGGTGGTCCTACCCAGGGAGAGCTGTTCAGCATCCCCTTGGTGGGTCTGGCGACGGTGATCCTGCTGACCAGTAGCTTGACCAGTGTATTGGGCATCGTCGGTATGCATGAAAACAACCTAAAGAAAACCCAGTTTTGGTTCGGGGTGACGGTGCTTCTCGGTGTGGCCTTCCTGGTGTTGGAGATTTATGAGTTCATCCATTACACCAACGAAGGGCTGGCCATTACCACCAACGCTTTTGGTTCCGCTTTTTACACTTTGTTGGGAACCCACGGGGCTCACGTGCTGTTTGGAGTGATTTGGATCACTTCGCTGATGATCCAGGCCAGAAAGCAGGGGCTGACCAAAGTGACGGCACCCAAGTTTTATGTGGCCAGCCTTTATTGGCACTTTGTAGATGTGATCTGGGTTTTCATCTTTACCGTCGTTTATCTGATGGGAAAGGTGGGATAACGTATGGAAACCAAAGTCCAGACGAATCAACAACAAACGTCCAAACCACCTGCATCGGAAGGTGCGGCCAAGCATGTGAAGTCCTTTGCCTTGATGATTCTGCTGACTGCGGCAGCCTTCGCCTTAGTAGTGTATGAAGTCATGCCGCCTGTCCTGCTCATCCCGGTGATTGTAGGCTTGGCGATGGTCCAAGTATTTCTGCAACTGTTCACGTTTATGCATCTGGATATGAAAAAGCATAAAATCACGGTCGCTTTTATGATGACAGGGCTTTTTATCGGCATTCTGTGTGCAGTGGCTCTCTGGCTTCTGGAAGGAGATTTCCTATAATTATTGGTTCCCCCTCGCCATAGGCGAGGGGGAACGCATATCAGCGAGATGTTCACAATCTGGTCATCTTTAATGGAAAGGAGGAGTATCATGCATCAGCATCACGGCGGCTTTGATTTTTGGAGTGTGATCAGTCCGGGAGCGCTGATCCTTACGATTCTGCTGGGTGTGCTGTACTTTACCTTGATTGGTCCATGGCGGCGGAAATGGGGGTATGACGAGAGCCCTTCGATCTGGAAGCAGCGGGGGTTTGTGTTTGCATTGGCTGTCTTCTATTTTGCATCGGGGCCGGTGAGTACCTTTTCCCATGATTCATTCAGTGCACATATGATGGAAATGGCCTTGGTTTATATGGTGGTTCCGCCCTTGATTTTATTAGGCTTACCCTCCTGGGTTTACCGTCCTTTATGGAGTACCCCCCGTCGAGCCAAGGTGTTTCGCGTCCTGACGTTTCCCTTGGTCACCCTGATCTGCTTTAACGGGTTCTTTTCCCTGTATCATTTGCCTGTCGTATTTGATGCGATCATGTCCTCTTCCATTTTAATGGCGGCTTCTCACGGTTTTATGGGATTCGCCGCTTTTATGATGTGGTGGCCGATCACTTGTCCGGTCCCGGAAAAAGATACGTTAAATCCAGTGATGAAACTGGGGTATATCATCGGGGACAGCATACTGATCACTCCCGCTTGTGCCCTGATCGTATTTTCCGATGTTTTGTTGTATCAATCATTCCAAGAGGCGCCTGTCGCATTCAGTTTCATGAGCGCGTTGGATGACCAGCAGATGGGTGCGGTGGTGATGAAGGCGATCCAGGAGATCGCTTATGGATGTGTTCTCGGCTATACCTTCTACCATTGGGTGAAAGAACACAAACGAATGGAAAGGGAGGAAGCAGAGACGATTCGTCCCAGGGGCGAAAAAGGAGAGACTCCATCCACCATGGCTTATTGATCGACCGGATTAAAACAGCAAGGTTGGATTATACACGTTGTCCAGTTAAAACCGCTTCTTCAAAAAAAGCGGTTTTTTTGTCGTCTGAACCGTACAAGTCTCGCCTGGGTCACTTCGTTTCCGATCTCGCTATGCACTCACAGAGCACAAGTCTCGCCTGGATCACTTCGTTCCCGGTCTCGCTATGCACTCACAGAGCACAAGTCTCGCCTGGGTCACTTCGTTCCCGGTCTCGCTATGCCCCGTATTTCCTGGGAAATGGGTTGTCTGTTTTCCCTTTGGTTTTGTTATAGGCGGAACCCCAAGAAAGAGACCGGCATAGGATGCTTTGTGTTTTGGTTATTCCGACAGATCCTTCAGGGATGGTCGGGTACAGAAAGGTCGGGGACAGGAGGAAGGGGTCTATGAAAAAACTGCTTATCCTGGCTTTGATCGGGTTTTTTGCCCAACTAGTGGATGGCGCTTTGGGGATGGCTTATGGGGTTACATCCACATCACTGCTCCTATTTTTCGGGATCGCGCCGGCAATTGCTTCCGCCTCTGTCCATATGGCTGAAGTGGTAACGACTGCTGCATCCGGCATTTCTCATTGGAAGTTTGGCAATGTGGATCGGGTTATTGTTAAACGGCTGATGGTTCCGGGAGCGTTGGGTGCTTTTGTGGGTGCTTGTTTTTTGAGCAATATTCCGGGTGACCTGGCTAGACCTTTCATCTCGGCGTTTTTGTTTCTGCTGGGCTTCTATGTCCTCTATCGTTTTCTGTTTGTCAAACAGGTTCCACTGATGAAAAAGAAGAAACCCGGCAAATGGACGATTCCTCTGGGATTGTTTGCAGGGTTTGCCGATTCCACAGGCGGTGGAGGGTGGGGACCGCTTACCACCCCCATACTGATTTCCCATAAAGGAATGGAGCCGCGAAAAGTGATCGGATCCGTGGATACCAGTGAGTTTGCCGTGGCTGTTGCTGCCTCTTTGGGTTTTTTGATCGCGTTGGGTCCCTCTCAAATTGATTGGACATGGGTGGGGGCATTGATGTTGGGAGGGGTTTTGGCCGCTCCGATTGCGGCATGGTGTGTCAAATGGATACCGCCACAACTTTTGGGTGTGTTGGTGGGAGGGTTCATCATTGTGATCAATACCCGTACCATTTTGGACAGCACGGGGTGGGTTCCTCCATCTTTCTATCCATGGGTTTACGCCTGGCTGATTTTTTTATGGACCCTGGCTTTGGGGGCGGCCATCCAAAAGATCCGTACCGGCAGGCACTGCAAACAGTCTTCAGACTCTGACCATTGAGGGGCCAGGCCGAATAAACGAATTCCAGCATAAAAGAGGGATATCGTCAACACTGATCTTAATAAAAAAAGAGAATTCTGACCGAGCTCCCGTAGCGCAGGAGTCGGTTTCAGACGGTCCGGACGAATGTCCGGATATTTTTGTTCTTTAAAATCAATTTTTTACATATTTACCCTTTCCTTTCGGAAGGATATGGATGACTCCACCTAGGGGACTGCAAATAGAGACTGTAAGGTAGAGGATTTCTACATAAATCGATTCCAGAGAGGAGAGCGTTCGTTTGGATCACGGAACGGAAATCGGGAAGGAAGTGCTTGGGAGATCACGGATCCAAACCGTCTCCCCTCCCCTGTGGAAGGACTATCTGAGTTTGATGAAACCAGGTATCACGTTGTCCAACCTGATTGCGACGGTGGCCGGTTTTCGACTGGCTGCCGGTGGATGGGGGCAGCCGGGTACATTTTTTTGGACGTTGGCAGGGACTTTCTTGGTAGTGGCGGGTGGATGTGTTTGGAATAACGTGTACGACCGTGATATCGATCCATGGATGTCCCGAACCCGTACACGTCCGATTCCCGCTGGCCGGATCTCGTGGAGGAGCGCCCGTTGGATCGGGTGGGGTTTTTCTTTGCTGGGACTGATCATCCTGCTTAGGTGTGTCAACGTTCTCTCCGCCGTTTGGGGTGCGGTGGGAGTAGGATGGTATGTCTTTGTCTATACCGCTTGGTTCAAAAGAAAATCCCCTTGGAACACGGTTATCGGCGGTGTTGCAGGTGCTGTCCCCCCTGTGATCGGGTGGACGGCGGTGACCGGAGAGATGGGGTGGCCGGCTTGGGTGCTGTTTTTTATCTTGTTTTTCTGGCAACCCCCTCATTTTTATGCGCTGGCACTGTTGAAGGAAGCGGAATATCGCAAGGCGGGCATTCCCATGTGGCCGGTGGTGCGGGGATGGAGGGAAACATGGGAGCAGATGGCGGCTTGCGCCTGGGTGCTTCTCCCGATTTCAGGGTTGCTTCCTTTGCTGGGGTACGTGTCGTGGGAGTACCTGTGGGTAGTGATACCGCTGGGATTCGCTTTTGGTGGTTGGATAGGGGCGGGACGATGGGTATATAAGCGGGATCGCTGGGCCCGTCAGGTTTTCCGATTGTCTCTGGTATATCTGTTGGGATGGATGGCGGCGGTCATTCACTTTGCTGGATAAAGAGTAACGGAGGGTGGGGGTGATGGCATGGGTGGGAAAAGCGGTTTGAGGCACTGGTTCGTCTGGCTGACACTCATCTTGGTGTCCGCCGGCTGCACCAATCCATCGATGTCCGTGCTGGATCCGGCTGGTCCGGTGGGTCGTGAGCAGTTAAAGCTGATCTACCTCAGTACCGGTATCATGACCTTGGTGGTCTTGGTGGTGGCGGTACTTTATATCTATATCGTGATCCGCTACCGGGAGAGACCCGGCCAAGAGGGTGAGATTCCGGAACAAGTGGAAGGAAACAAAAAGCTGGAAGTGTTGTGGACAGTCGTTCCCATCATCCTGCTGGTGATCCTGGCTGTCCCTACGATTGCGACCACTTTTAACATCAATGAAAAGCCGGATCCAGCCGAGTCCATCCGTGTCAATGTGATCGGATATCAATACTGGTGGGGGTTTGAATATCCGGAGTTTGGAGTGAATACCGCGAATGAAGTCCATATTCCCACCGGGAAAAAGATCGAATTCATTTTAAGAGCCCATGACGTTATCCATGCTTTTTGGGTGCCTAGCTTGGGCGGAAAAGAAGACTTGAATCCCGAGCGCAACACCCGTCTCGTCCTGCAGGCGGACAAGCCCGGCATTTATGAAGGCAAATGTGCGGAGTTGTGCGGTGCCGCTCACGCGCTTATGAATTTTCGTGTCATCGCCCATCCCCCTGAGGAGTTTAACGAGTGGATCGCTTCCCAAAAAAGCCCGGATTCCACTCCGCAAAGTGATAGGGGCAGGGAAGGGCAGAGGCTGGTGGGGCAAAACTGTATCGGTTGCCATGCCGTCGAGAACGCCGGATATCCCGTCCAGGGGAGTACAGGTCCCACGCTGAACGCATTTAGTAAACGGACGCGGATTGCTGGTGTAATCGACAACAACCGGGAGAATCTGACCACATGGATGGTGGATCCCCAAGGGGTCAAACCTGGCAATCGGATGCCGGCTTTTGATCATTTAACAGAGGAGCAGATCGATGCGATCGTGCAGTACCTCTTGGAATTGAAATGACGCACCGTGTTCTGCGAGGAGGGAATACTATATGGCCACACTGATTATATTGATCGTCGTTGCCTTATTCCTGGCGGCAATTTTGACCGGAGGCTACAACGAACAATACTTGGACCGGGTGAAACAGAACTGGTTATGGGATTGGATCACAACGGTGGATCACAAGAAGATTGGGATTCTCTATTTGATCGGTGGTGGACTCTTCTTTGCCATCGCAGGGCTGGAATCCCTGTTGATTCGGATTCAACTGATGTTTCCCAACAATAAATTCATCTTGGGTGATGTTTTTAATCAGCTGCTGACCATGCACGGTACCACAATGATTTTCTTGGTGGCGCTCCCGGTCCTATTCGGTCTGATGAATGTGATTGTGCCCTTGCAAATCGGAGCCCGAGATGTGGCTTTTCCTTTTCTTAATTCCCTCGGCTTTTGGCTGTATTTTGCCGGAGGGCTGCTGCTCAATATCAGCTGGATCTTCGGCGGAGCGCCTGATGCCGGGTGGACGAGTTATGCCACTTTGGCGCTCAATGATTTTAGTCCCGGACCGGGTGTCAATTATTATGTGCTGGGATTGCAAATTGCCGGGATTGGGACCTTGATCAGCGGAATCAACTTCCTGGTGACCATCATCAATATGCGGGCACCGGGTATGACGTATCTGCGCCTGCCGCTGTTTACTTGGACGACGTTTGTGACATCGGCTTTGATCTTGTTCGCTTTTCCGCCATTGACTGCCGGATTATTTATGATGATGTTTGACCGTCTGTTTGAGACCAATTTTTTTGCCACTAACGGAGGCGGTAATGCAACAGTGTGGCAGCACATTTTTTGGATTTTCGGCCATCCGGAGGTGTATATCCTGGTGCTGCCCGCGTTTGGCGTGTTTTCGGATGTGATCAGCACCTTTTCCAAAAAGCGTCTGTTTGGTTATCACTCCATGGTGTTTGCGGTGGTCTTAATCGGATTTCTCGGATTTATGGTATGGGTGCACCATATGTTTACCGTCGGACTGGGTCCCATCGCCAACACGATCTTTGCGGTGGCCACCATGGCCATCGCGGTTCCCACCGGGATTAAGGTGTTTAACTGGCTTTTCACCATGTTGGGCGGCCGTATTCGATTTACTACGGCGATGCTGTTTGCAACGGGTTTTATCGTAGCGTTTGTCATGGGTGGGGTGACTGGCGTCATGCTGGCCGTCGTGCCGGCTGATCTTCAATTTCACGATACTTATTTTGTGGTCGCTCACTTCCATTATGTAATCATTGGGGGCGTCGTGCTGGGCTTCTTTTCCGGATTTTACTACTGGTGGCCCAAGATTTTCGGCACCTTTTTGGATGAAAAATGGGGTAAGTGGCATTTCTGGCTTTTTTACTTAGGCTTTCACCTTACTTTTTTCCCGCAGCACTTCTTGGGATTGTTCGGGATGCCTCGGCGTGTTTTCACCTATGAGGCGGGATACGGTTTGGAGCTGAACAATCTTCTGAGCACCTTGGGTACGTTCCTGATGACGGCGGGAGTTTTCTGCTTGGTGTTTAATGTGCTGCGTACTGTAATCAAGGGACAACAGGCCCCAGGGGATCCGTGGGATGGCCGTACATTGGAATGGTCGATTTCTTCCCCGCCCCCGGAGTACAACTTTGCTCAGGTCCCCCAAATCCGGGGCTTGGATGCCTGGTGGTTGGAAAAGCAGGAAGGAAACGACCGCATGCCGCCGGCGGAACCGTTGGGGCCGATTCACATGCCCTCTCCCAACTACCTGCCGTTCGTTATGACTCTGGGTTTTTTCATCTCTGGACTCGGCTTTGTTTTTCACAGCATCGAGGTGGGCTTCCTGGGGTTGGCGGTTGTAATCGTTACCTTATATGTCCGCTCCTTTGAGGAGGATCACGGCTACCACCTCCATCCAAAGGAGTTGGAAGAAGGGGTGAACGGATCATGAAGATTGAAGAGAAGACGGCATCAGTGGCTGGTCTTCCTGCGGAACCGGAAAGGGCCACGCTGGAAGGGAAAAACAAGATTCTTGGTTTTTGGTTGTTCCTCGGTGCGGAAACGACTCTCTTTGCGACGATGTTCGGCACTTACCTGGCTTTAAAAGGAGAGACCCTAGATGGGCCCACTCCCCCTGAGATATTTGTAATGCCTGTGGTGGCGTTGGCTACTGTGGTCCTGCTCACCAGCAGCTTGACCAGTGTGTTTGCCATCATGGCCATGCACCAAAATGATGTAAAGAAGATGATTCGTTGGTTTGGATTGACGATTTTGCTGGGGGCTGTTTTTCTCGGAGTGGAGATCTATGAGTTTATTGAATATACGCACCTGGGGCACACCCTGACCAGCAGTGCTTTTGGGTCCTCGTTTTACCTGCTGTTGGGTACACACGGAAGCCACGTGTTATATGGGGTGTGTTGGATCATCGGTTTGATGATCCAGGCACGCCATAAAGGGATTACGGTTCACACGGCACCGAAATTTTACGTTGCCAGTCTGTACTGGCACTTTGTCGATGTGGTATGGGTATTCATCTTCACGGTCGTATACCTGATGGGAATGATGGCATAAGAGGGGAAGATACGGATGGAGGTTCTTTGGAAGCAGTTCTTTGTTCCCCAGTTGTGGAATGGAGGACTCAATCTGTTGGTGTTGGTGGTGGCAGCTCTCTACTTGTCTGCTACCGGCCGTTGGCGATCGCGTTTCCATGGCTCATCACGGGTGGCCCCTTCACGGAAGATCCTTTTTTTGGGGGGGCTGCTCCTGTTCTACTTGGCTTTGGGAAGCCCATTGGCATGGATCGGTCATGAATTGTTCAGCGTCCATATGTTTCAGCAATCCATCCTTTATCTGGTGGTTCCGCCACTTCTTATCCGTGGGATTCCCGATTGGCTGTGGCAGGTGATATGGGGGTGGAAAGGGCTGGACCGATTCCTCCGTTTTGGAACCAAGCCCCTCATCGCTCTGGTATGGTTTAACGGCCTGTTTTCCATCTACCATATTCCGGCCGTCTTTGATGCGTTGATGGGAACCCATTCGCTTCAGTGGTCGGCCCACTTTGTATTGATGGCGGCGGCGGGCTTGATGTGGTGGCCGGTTTTGTCTCCCTTGCCGGAGTACACGCTCCTTACCCCCCTGCGCAAGATGGCCTATATTGCAGCTGCAGGTGTGCTGCTGACTCCCGCTTGCGCCTTGATCATTTTTGCCGACCATGTGCTGTTCGCCTCCTATACCGGTGGAGAGAGCGTACTATCGATGATGGATCCGAGGGACGATCAACAAATGGGCGGCGTGATTATGAAGATCATGCAGGAGGGAATCTACGGGGGTATGCTGGGTTATGTATTCATCAAGTGGATCAGGCGGGATAGAGATATCTACGGAGTGCCGGACAATCGGGAAGTTCCGTCTCCGGTACGGCGTGGGGAGCTGGTTCACAACGTTTCACCCCGATCTTCGGTGGAGGAGGCGGAAAAGGGGATGGGGGGAGTGCCTTACGAACGGGACGTCTCCCGCAGTTCGGGTTCTACATAGGAGTGATGGGCTTTGACACTCCCCATGCGTAAACGCAGGGGATTCTTGGGTAATCTCCAGTAACCCGGAGAAATTTACCAAGCGAACCCCGTGAGCCCCACGGTTAAAAAGAGTGTAGTTGCCATGTCTTACGTTTGGAATGACTGCTTGGTTTTCGCATTTCATTCCAACAATTGAGGTACGCATAGCATTTTACGTGCAAGACGATTGGCTTGCACAACCCCATATGCTATCCACTTTTCAAGGAGCAACTACTCTTCATTGTATCCATAGAACGTATGTTTGTAAATGACTTTTCAGAATTTGTCGTTCTTAGCATCCCCACAAGGGGGATACCGAACGATGCTCGCTTTCATCCCCATAGCTGAAGCCAGGGGTTTTCCCGCTCGCAAAGAATATAACCACAGCATTTGCTGACAACGAAAGAACCGCCCAAGGAGGCGGTTCTTTCGTTGAGTGTGGGATGACGGGCGGTAAAAGAGCTATTCCCCTTCTTTTCCCGGTTGGTTTACCATATGAGCGGCGGTGAAATAGAGCCGGCTCCACATTTCATCTCGCAACTCCCCTTTGATTCCGGCTTCGTCCAGAGCTTCCGACATGCACCGGAGCCAGGCTTCTGCTCGTTTCGGAGTGATGGGGAAGGGAAGGTGGCGTGCCCGCAGCCGGGGATGGCCGTGTACACGGCTGTACAAGGCGGGGCCGCCGAAGAATTGCGTCAGAAACTGCCGCTGCTTTTCCATCACCGGTTCGATGTCTTTAGGAAACAGCGGTGCCAGGA
This region includes:
- a CDS encoding cytochrome c oxidase assembly protein; the protein is MEVLWKQFFVPQLWNGGLNLLVLVVAALYLSATGRWRSRFHGSSRVAPSRKILFLGGLLLFYLALGSPLAWIGHELFSVHMFQQSILYLVVPPLLIRGIPDWLWQVIWGWKGLDRFLRFGTKPLIALVWFNGLFSIYHIPAVFDALMGTHSLQWSAHFVLMAAAGLMWWPVLSPLPEYTLLTPLRKMAYIAAAGVLLTPACALIIFADHVLFASYTGGESVLSMMDPRDDQQMGGVIMKIMQEGIYGGMLGYVFIKWIRRDRDIYGVPDNREVPSPVRRGELVHNVSPRSSVEEAEKGMGGVPYERDVSRSSGST
- a CDS encoding globin domain-containing protein, whose amino-acid sequence is MDPTASLYQRMGGEETIRKIVESFYPRVQQDPLLAPLFPKDIEPVMEKQRQFLTQFFGGPALYSRVHGHPRLRARHLPFPITPKRAEAWLRCMSEALDEAGIKGELRDEMWSRLYFTAAHMVNQPGKEGE